One window from the genome of Salvia miltiorrhiza cultivar Shanhuang (shh) chromosome 7, IMPLAD_Smil_shh, whole genome shotgun sequence encodes:
- the LOC130994145 gene encoding 60S ribosomal protein L17-1-like produces the protein LQVKYSREPDNITKSCKARGSDLRVHFKNTRETAHAIRKLPLGKAKRYLEDVLAHKQAIPFTRFCGGVGRTAHAKNRHSNGQGRWPVKSAKFILDLLKNAESNAQVKGLDVDALFISHIQVNQAQKQRRRTYRAHGRINPYMSSPCHIELILSEKQELVKKEPESQLATSKPRKS, from the exons CTACAGGTGAAATACTCGAGAGAGCCCGATAACATCACTAAAT CTTGCAAGGCTAGGGGATCTGATCTCAGAGTTCATTTCAAG aaCACTAGGGAGACAGCGCACGCCATCAGGAAGTTGCCTTTGGGCAAGGCCAAGAGATACTTGGAGGATGTGC TTGCCCACAAACAGGCCATACCTTTCACTCGTTTCTGTGGTGGTGTTGGGCGAACTGCTCACGCCAAGAACAGACACTCTAACGGACAAGGTCGCTGGCCAGTGAAATCTGCCAAGTTCATCTTGGATTTGCTCAAGAATGCCGAAAGTAATGCTCAG GTGAAAGGTTTGGACGTGGATGCACTATTTATTTCTCACATTCAGGTTAACCAGGCCCAGAAGCAAAGGCGCCGCACATACCGTGCTCATGGAAGGATTAACC CCTACATGTCGTCACCTTGCCATATTGAGTTAATTTTGTCAGAAAAGCAAGAGCTTGTGAAAAAGGAG CCCGAGTCGCAGTTGGCGACGAGCAAACCGAGGAAGTCTTGA